Proteins encoded together in one Antennarius striatus isolate MH-2024 chromosome 13, ASM4005453v1, whole genome shotgun sequence window:
- the LOC137606761 gene encoding trimethyllysine dioxygenase, mitochondrial-like, with protein MLSVLRTLSRALSPQKLRHLAGGHRRQSCAYTSVTCQSLEDCLVLDCGGTSMRFNYVWLRDHCRSAASYNSNTHQRTIDTGSIDLSIRPVDTAVQDDHLILTWPGGHESKYSLNWLAENSYETKKQSLVQPRILWNADIYKKANISSAKWDTFMSSDEELKKFLQNYLLYGIAFVDNVPATVEDTEAVVKRVSLIRETTFGKMFCVSSDISGADLAYGYRDLPSHTDGTYFQEPTGIQVFHCLKRDGTGGRTILVDGFYAAEKVRERSPENFELLTRLSIRHEYIDNNSSHKVHFEGIGPVLNVYPWNKELYLIRYNNSRKLINTVPHYLLQQWYVAVNDLSTELRRPENQLLLKLTPGRMVFLDNWRVLHGRESFTGQRELWGCYLTRDDVLSSARCFGLQA; from the exons ATGTTGTCCGTGTTGAGGACTCTTTCTCGGGCGTTGAGCCCGCAGAAGCTGCGTCATCTAGCCGGGggacacaggagacagagctgtgCATATACTTCTGTGACTTGTCAGTCACTTGAAGACTGTCTGG TGCTCGACTGTGGAGGGACATCGATGCGCTTTAACTACGTGTGGCTGCGGGATCATTGCCGCTCTGCCGCTTCATACAACTCCAACACCCACCAGAGAACCATTGACACCGGGAGTATAGACCTCTCCATCCGCCCTGTGGACACAGCTGTGCAGGATGACCATCTCATTCTCACAT GGCCTGGTGGTCACGAGTCAAAGTACAGCCTTAACTGGCTGGCTGAGAACAGTTATGAGACAAAGAAGCAGAGCTTGGTTCAGCCACGTATCCTTTGGAATGCAGACATCTATAAAAAAGCAAACATATCCTCTGCCAAATGGGACACATTCATGAGCAGCGATGAAGAATTAAAGAAGTTTCTTCAGAACTATCTCCTGTATGGGATCGCTTTTGTAGACAATGTCCCAGCTACAGTTGAAGACACAGAGGCTGTTGTCAAGAGGGTCAGTCTGATCAG GGAGACTACATTTGGGAAAATGTTCTGCGTCAGTTCAGATATTTCCGGAGCTGACTTGGCCTACGGCTATAGGGATCTACCAAGTCACACAGACGGCACCTATTTTCAAGAACCAACTGG AATCCAGGTCTTTCACTGCCTCAAGCGTGATGGAACTGGGGGTAGGACGATCCTGGTCGATGGCTTCTATGCTGCTGAAAAAGTACGAGAGAGGTCTCCTGAAAACTTTGAGCTGCTCACCCGTCTGTCCATCCGGCATGAGTACATTGATAACAACAGCTCCCACAAAGTCCACTTTGAAGGCATCGGACCGGTTCTTAATGTCTATCCTTGGAACAAGGAACTTTACCTGATCCG GTACAATAACTCCAGAAAACTGATAAACACAGTCCCCCATTACCTTCTTCAGCAATGGTATGTGGCTGTTAATGACCTATCAACAGAACTGAGGCGACCAGAGAATCAACTGTTGTTGAAACTAACTCCAGGAAGG ATGGTTTTCTTGGATAACTGGCGTGTCTTGCATGGGAGGGAGTCTTTCACTGGACAGAGGGAGCTCTGGGGATGCTACCTGACCAGAGACGACGTCCTCAGCTCTGCACGCTGCTTTGGTCTGCAGGCCTGA
- the mpp1 gene encoding 55 kDa erythrocyte membrane protein, whose product MTLKSNKNEPAVNLESVNSVRTALSDLYLEQLLQNKPKSDKETMQTYENKGAEVYTNGSAGHMNGAQLTRMKEVAFEKNPSEPMGVTLKLNDKQRCTVARILHGGMIHRQGSLHEGDEIAEINGKSVTNQTVDQLQKILKETNGVVTLKIIPNPQSRTKACEMYMRAQFDYDPTKDDLIPCKEAGLKFQTGDIINIINKQDPNWWQGRVESSAADFAGLIPSPELQEWRVASKSKAREGSQSCSPFGKKKKCKDKYLAKHSSVFDQLDVISYEEVVRLPAFKRKTLVLIGAPGVGRSHVKNALLTKYPDKFSYPAPHTTRPQRKDETNGQEYYFISHEDMTKSISENKLLEYGSFQGNMFGTKIETIQKIHEQGKTAVLDVEPQTLKVLRTADFAPLVVFIAPTNTVPQTENLQMIQKESDAILATYRHFFDVILVNNDVDESVKGVEEAMEYATSTPQWVPVSWVY is encoded by the exons ATGACGTTAAAGTCCAATAAAAACGAACCAGCCGTCAACCTCGAGTCGGTGAACAGCGTCCGGACAGCCCTCTCCGATCTCTACCTGGAACagctccttcaaaataaaccaaagTCTGACAAG gaaaCTATGCAAACCTATGAGAACAAGGGTGCCGAGGTCTACACCAATGGCAGTGCTGGACACATGAATGGAGCACAGCTGACGAGGATGAAAGAAGTAGCTTTTGAAAAGAATCCCTCGGAGCCAATG GGGGTCACTCTGAAGCTGAATGACAAGCAGAGGTGCACCGTGGCCAGAATACTACACGGCGGCATGATCCACAGACAAG GGTCTTTACATGAAGGGGATGAAATAGCAGAAATTAATGGGAAAAGTGTTACAAACCAAACTGTGGATCAGCTACAGAAGATCTTG AAAGAAACCAACGGAGTGGTGACACTGAAGATCATTCCCAACCCGCAGAGTCGAACCAAAGCCTGTGAG ATGTATATGAGGGCCCAGTTTGACTACGACCCCACCAAAGATGACCTTATTCCTTGCAAAGAGGCGGGTCTGAAGTTTCAAACCGGTGATATCATTAATATCATCAACAAGCAGGATCCCAACTGGTGGCAAGGCCGTGTGGAGAGTAGTGCTGCTGACTTTGCTGGACTGATACCCTCCCCGGAGCTCCAGGAATG gagggTGGCGAGTAAAAGCAAAGCCAGAGAGGGCAGTCAGTCCTGCAGCCCatttggaaagaaaaagaagtgcaAAGACAAGTACCTGGCCAAACACAGCTCTG TTTTTGACCAGCTGGATGTGATTTCTTACGAGGAAGTCGTTCGACTCCCTGCTTTCAAAAGGAAAACACTGGTGCTCATTG GTGCTCCTGGTGTAGGAAGGAGCCACGTAAAGAATGCATTACTGACTAAATACCCTGACAAATTCTCCTATCCTGCACCAC ACACCACCAGACCCCAACGCAAGGACGAGACCAACGGACAGGAGTATTATTTCATTTCCCACGAAGACATGACCAAGTCCATCTCTGAAAACAAGCTGCTGGAGTACGGCAGCTTCCAGGGAAACATGTTCGGCACCAAAATTGAGACCATCCAGAAGATCCACGAGCAAGGCAAAACCGCCGTACTGGATGTGGAACCGCAG ACCTTGAAAGTCTTGCGTACCGCTGACTTTGCACCTCTTGTGGTGTTCATCGCTCCGACCAACACAGTTCCACAG ACCGAAAACCTGCAGATGATCCAGAAAGAGTCGGACGCCATTTTGGCCACATATAGACACTTCTTTGACGTGATTCTTGTCAACAATGATGTGGATGAAAGCGTGAAAGGCGTGGAGGAGGCCATGGAATATGCCACCTCCACCCCGCAGTGGGTGCCTGTGTCATGGGTGTACTAA
- the vamp2 gene encoding vesicle-associated membrane protein 2 isoform X2, which produces MSAPAAGAPAGEGATQPPNLTSNRRLQQTQAQVDEVVDIMRVNVDKVLERDQKLSELDDRADALQAGASQFETSAAKLKNKYWWKNAKMMIILGVICVIVLIIIIVYFSS; this is translated from the exons AT GTCCGCCCCAGCCGCTGGAGCCCCCGCAGGAGAGGGAGCGACTCAACCTCCCAACCTCACCAGCAATCGCCGTCTGCAGCAGACACAGGCACAAGTGGATGAG GTGGTGGACATCATGCGTGTAAATGTGGATAAGGTTCTGGAGCGTGATCAGAAGCTATCCGAACTGGACGACAGGGCCGACGCCCTGCAGGCTGGAGCGTCTCAGTTTGAAACTAGCGCTGCCAAACTGAAGAATAAATACTGGTGGAAGAATGCCAAG ATGATGATCATCCTGGGCGTGATATGTGTGATTgtcctcatcatcattattg TGTACTTCAGCTCCTAA
- the vamp2 gene encoding vesicle-associated membrane protein 2 isoform X1, with protein sequence MIRSAPAAGAPAGEGATQPPNLTSNRRLQQTQAQVDEVVDIMRVNVDKVLERDQKLSELDDRADALQAGASQFETSAAKLKNKYWWKNAKMMIILGVICVIVLIIIIVYFSS encoded by the exons aTGATTAGGTCCGCCCCAGCCGCTGGAGCCCCCGCAGGAGAGGGAGCGACTCAACCTCCCAACCTCACCAGCAATCGCCGTCTGCAGCAGACACAGGCACAAGTGGATGAG GTGGTGGACATCATGCGTGTAAATGTGGATAAGGTTCTGGAGCGTGATCAGAAGCTATCCGAACTGGACGACAGGGCCGACGCCCTGCAGGCTGGAGCGTCTCAGTTTGAAACTAGCGCTGCCAAACTGAAGAATAAATACTGGTGGAAGAATGCCAAG ATGATGATCATCCTGGGCGTGATATGTGTGATTgtcctcatcatcattattg TGTACTTCAGCTCCTAA